One stretch of Chryseobacterium sp. LJ668 DNA includes these proteins:
- a CDS encoding SDR family NAD(P)-dependent oxidoreductase, producing MDTKKVWFVTGASKGLGLTLVKRLLADGHSVAATSRSLSDLQNAISEENSMFLPLEVDLINEDSIEEAVSKTIRKFGKIDVTVNNAGYGQLGTLEETTDQEGRQNFDTNVFGSLNIIRKVMPYLRKQNSGLIINIASIGGLTGDFAGWGIYCATKFAVVGFTEALAAEVKEFGVHATVVYPGYFRTYFLTGGSLRTPKNEIEEYTLARQLQVVHEKEINGNQPGDPEKAALALIKLSEMQNPPVHLVLGSDAFQIAGNKLNALQNEISDFKTLSNSTDY from the coding sequence ATGGACACAAAAAAAGTATGGTTCGTGACAGGTGCTTCAAAAGGTTTAGGCTTAACCTTAGTAAAAAGATTATTAGCTGATGGTCATTCAGTAGCCGCTACGTCAAGAAGCCTTTCTGATCTTCAGAATGCAATCAGTGAGGAAAATTCAATGTTTCTTCCGCTGGAAGTTGATCTGATCAATGAAGACAGTATTGAAGAAGCCGTATCAAAAACCATCCGGAAATTCGGCAAAATAGATGTTACTGTTAACAATGCGGGATACGGACAATTGGGAACTTTGGAAGAAACGACAGATCAGGAAGGCCGTCAGAATTTCGATACCAATGTCTTCGGCTCACTCAATATCATCAGAAAAGTAATGCCCTATCTCAGAAAACAAAATAGCGGATTGATCATCAATATTGCTTCCATTGGTGGATTAACAGGAGATTTTGCCGGCTGGGGAATTTACTGCGCAACAAAATTTGCTGTGGTAGGCTTTACTGAAGCTTTGGCGGCTGAAGTAAAAGAATTTGGTGTGCATGCAACAGTTGTCTATCCAGGATATTTCAGAACATATTTCTTAACCGGTGGCTCACTTCGTACCCCGAAAAATGAAATTGAAGAATATACTCTTGCAAGACAACTTCAAGTTGTACATGAGAAAGAGATTAATGGAAACCAACCCGGAGATCCCGAAAAAGCAGCTTTGGCATTAATAAAACTTTCCGAAATGCAGAATCCACCGGTTCATTTGGTTTTAGGTTCTGATGCATTTCAGATCGCCGGAAATAAATTAAATGCACTTCAGAATGAAATTTCTGATTTTAAAACTTTAAGTAATTCTACAGATTACTAA
- a CDS encoding metal-dependent transcriptional regulator: MKTTLTEENYLKALFHLVDNEGKVTINELSKFLNVKMPSVNNMMKKFSEKKWVVYETYKPLKVTEKGRREAALVVRKHRLTEMFLVKKMNFGWENVHEIAEQLEHVHSKIFFDKMDEILDHPEFDPHGEPIPDKDGNIISQDLQKLSACKVGENVVFASVTLSDDAFLNYLTERKLLLNTKIKIIKIEDFDRSVTVEVEGKQEVLSKKATEKILVKK, translated from the coding sequence TTGAAAACAACATTAACCGAAGAAAATTATCTGAAGGCTTTGTTTCATTTAGTTGACAATGAAGGAAAAGTGACGATTAACGAACTCAGCAAATTTCTTAATGTGAAAATGCCGAGCGTTAATAATATGATGAAGAAATTTTCAGAAAAAAAATGGGTGGTGTATGAAACTTACAAACCCCTGAAAGTCACTGAAAAAGGCAGACGTGAAGCAGCTTTGGTCGTGAGAAAACATAGATTGACTGAAATGTTTCTGGTGAAAAAAATGAATTTTGGCTGGGAAAATGTACACGAGATTGCCGAGCAGCTAGAACATGTACATTCTAAAATATTTTTTGATAAAATGGATGAAATTTTGGATCATCCGGAATTTGATCCGCACGGTGAGCCAATTCCCGATAAAGACGGAAATATTATTTCCCAGGATCTTCAGAAACTGAGCGCCTGCAAAGTAGGTGAAAATGTAGTTTTTGCCTCTGTAACTTTATCCGATGATGCTTTTCTGAATTATCTCACCGAGAGAAAACTTCTTTTGAATACTAAAATTAAGATCATTAAGATTGAAGATTTCGACAGATCGGTAACGGTTGAAGTTGAAGGAAAACAGGAAGTTTTAAGCAAGAAAGCAACAGAAAAAATATTAGTTAAAAAATAA
- a CDS encoding helix-turn-helix domain-containing protein, with product MPIRIKTISQFHSLRGLPKPKHPLISVINFGDMTIAPENGKQSLLFDFYMISVKRDMTHKYTYGQLDYDFDEGVMFCMAPHQILSITREEDSKNPSGWALMIHPDFLWSTSMANAMKKYEFFEYSVNEALFLSEDEELKVGQIIENIKEEYQSNIDRFSQNIIISQLETLLNYCERFYQRQFITRQKANHQFLERLEILLTDYFTADHFTFTGLPSVQFLSEKLNMSPKYMRSLLKTLTGQTTQQHIHEKVIAIAKEKLSTTDLSISEIAYELGFEHSQSFSKLFKAKTDISPLEFRKSFS from the coding sequence ATGCCAATTAGAATAAAGACCATATCTCAATTCCACTCTTTACGGGGATTGCCAAAGCCAAAACATCCGCTCATCAGTGTAATCAATTTTGGCGATATGACAATCGCACCCGAAAATGGAAAACAGAGTTTATTATTTGATTTTTACATGATATCGGTAAAAAGAGATATGACGCATAAATATACTTACGGTCAGCTCGATTATGATTTTGATGAAGGCGTTATGTTTTGCATGGCGCCTCATCAGATCTTAAGTATCACAAGGGAAGAGGATAGCAAAAATCCGTCCGGCTGGGCCTTGATGATTCATCCGGATTTTCTTTGGAGCACTTCAATGGCCAATGCAATGAAGAAATATGAATTTTTTGAATACTCGGTAAACGAAGCCCTTTTTTTGTCTGAGGACGAGGAGCTGAAAGTTGGGCAGATCATTGAAAACATCAAAGAAGAATACCAGTCAAATATTGATCGGTTCAGCCAGAATATCATTATTTCTCAGCTGGAAACGCTTTTGAATTATTGCGAACGTTTTTACCAGCGTCAATTTATTACCCGCCAAAAAGCCAATCATCAATTCTTGGAACGTTTAGAAATTCTGCTCACGGATTATTTTACTGCAGATCATTTTACTTTTACAGGATTGCCGAGTGTACAGTTTCTTTCTGAAAAACTGAATATGTCGCCAAAATATATGCGCAGTCTGCTGAAAACATTAACAGGACAGACCACTCAGCAGCATATCCACGAAAAAGTAATCGCAATTGCTAAAGAAAAATTATCGACAACGGATCTTTCGATAAGTGAAATCGCTTATGAGCTGGGTTTTGAGCACTCACAATCTTTCAGTAAATTATTTAAAGCAAAAACAGATATTTCGCCTTTAGAATTCAGAAAGTCGTTTAGCTAA
- a CDS encoding DUF2071 domain-containing protein, which yields MKIPVIHGYIERRILINFTADPVDIEKILPYPFRPKIFKNKAIVGICLIRLKDIKPKGLPDFLGINSENGAHRIAVEWDENGKIKSGVYILRRDTSLPLNTWVGGRIFPGKHYLAKFNINEQEGNYHIDFKSSDDTEISIDAYETDIFNNKSIFETIENASCFFEKGDLGYSPNKDKFDGLRLNAYQWKVKPLNVLDVKSSFFEDEKIFPKGSVQFDNALLMKNIEHEWLSEPTIGDN from the coding sequence ATGAAAATTCCAGTCATACACGGATATATTGAACGTCGTATTTTAATTAATTTTACGGCTGATCCGGTAGATATAGAAAAAATACTTCCCTACCCTTTTCGTCCAAAAATTTTTAAAAACAAAGCAATTGTAGGCATTTGTCTGATCAGGCTTAAAGATATTAAACCGAAAGGACTTCCCGATTTTTTAGGAATAAATTCTGAAAACGGAGCGCATAGAATCGCTGTTGAATGGGATGAAAATGGTAAAATTAAATCAGGAGTGTATATTCTTAGACGAGACACTTCTTTACCATTAAATACTTGGGTGGGCGGCAGAATATTCCCCGGTAAGCATTATCTGGCAAAATTTAATATTAATGAGCAGGAAGGAAATTATCATATTGATTTTAAAAGTTCGGATGATACAGAAATTTCAATTGATGCTTACGAAACAGACATTTTTAACAATAAATCTATCTTCGAAACAATAGAAAATGCTTCCTGTTTTTTTGAAAAAGGTGATTTGGGTTATTCGCCAAATAAAGATAAATTCGATGGACTAAGGCTTAATGCTTATCAATGGAAAGTGAAACCTCTTAATGTTTTAGATGTAAAATCAAGCTTTTTTGAAGATGAAAAAATATTTCCTAAAGGCTCTGTACAATTTGATAATGCATTATTAATGAAAAATATAGAACATGAGTGGCTGAGCGAGCCAACCATTGGTGATAATTAA
- a CDS encoding threonine aldolase family protein, translated as MKFSFKNDYSEGCHPKILEALLRYNLDQQAGYGEDEYSLKAKKIIKEKLNNKDASIYFVSGGTQANLIVISSVLKPYQCVISASTGHILNNETGAIEATGHKILNVETEDGKLKPSDIQPVLDNHNNIPHQVMPKLVYISNSTELGTIYSKEELQNLSEFCRLNNLYLFMDGARLGHALTSEINDLNLENLGKLTDVFYLGGTKNGALIGEAIIINNQLLQEDFAFNIKQKGALLAKGRLLGIQFLELMKDDLYFDLAKHANQQAMKIKNVLLERGVQFLSETFTNQIFPILNHKLIDVLSEKFQFYVWKDVNEDYSAVRLITSWNTSDEAVSDFIKIIDHHL; from the coding sequence ATGAAATTTTCTTTTAAAAACGACTATTCTGAGGGTTGTCATCCCAAAATTCTTGAAGCACTTTTACGGTATAATCTCGACCAGCAAGCGGGATATGGAGAAGATGAATATTCTCTAAAAGCAAAAAAAATAATCAAAGAAAAGCTTAACAATAAAGACGCTTCGATTTATTTTGTATCGGGAGGAACTCAGGCAAATCTCATTGTAATTTCTTCTGTTCTGAAGCCGTATCAGTGTGTTATTTCTGCATCTACAGGCCACATTTTAAATAATGAAACAGGTGCTATTGAGGCAACCGGACATAAAATTTTAAATGTAGAAACTGAAGATGGTAAATTAAAACCTTCCGATATTCAGCCGGTTTTAGATAATCATAACAATATTCCGCATCAGGTAATGCCAAAATTGGTATATATCTCAAATTCTACTGAGCTTGGAACCATATATAGTAAAGAAGAATTGCAAAATCTTTCAGAATTTTGTCGTTTGAATAATTTGTATTTATTTATGGATGGAGCAAGATTAGGACATGCACTGACTTCTGAAATAAATGATCTAAACCTTGAAAATTTAGGAAAACTAACAGATGTGTTTTATCTGGGGGGAACCAAAAACGGAGCATTAATAGGAGAGGCGATTATCATCAATAATCAGCTTTTACAGGAAGATTTCGCATTTAATATAAAGCAGAAAGGTGCCTTACTGGCAAAAGGAAGACTTCTCGGAATTCAGTTTTTAGAACTGATGAAAGATGATTTATATTTTGATCTTGCAAAACACGCCAATCAACAGGCCATGAAAATTAAAAATGTTTTGTTAGAAAGGGGAGTCCAGTTTCTTTCAGAGACTTTTACCAATCAGATTTTTCCAATTTTAAACCATAAACTAATTGATGTTTTATCAGAAAAGTTTCAATTTTATGTATGGAAAGATGTGAATGAAGATTATTCTGCAGTTCGTTTAATTACATCATGGAATACGAGCGATGAAGCTGTGAGTGATTTTATAAAAATTATAGATCATCATTTATAA
- a CDS encoding helix-turn-helix domain-containing protein: MNNRKLYTIDTISEFHRISGLPKPQHPLISLVDYSLVEYQIDEPEISWIQDLYFMGFKRGIQGKLHYGQSLYDFDEGLMCFIAPRQLVKMVISKYDTKPSGYLLAFHPDFIWNTPLAKTISNYKFFGYDVNEALFLSEKEEETLIGLFKGIEKEYQSGIDQFTQNIIISQIEVILNYCERFYQRQFITRKKTNHQILDKLEGILENYFNGDIIDKGLPTANFIAESLNISTNYLGSLLKSLTGQTTQQHIHGKLIEKAKEKLTTTDLSVSEIAYELGFEHSQSFSKLFKAKTDISPLEFRKSFN, translated from the coding sequence ATGAACAACAGAAAATTATATACCATTGATACCATCTCAGAATTTCATAGAATTTCGGGATTACCAAAGCCACAGCACCCCCTGATCAGCCTCGTAGACTACAGTTTAGTTGAATATCAGATTGATGAGCCGGAAATCAGCTGGATTCAGGATTTGTATTTTATGGGTTTCAAAAGAGGAATACAGGGGAAACTTCATTATGGGCAAAGCTTATATGATTTTGACGAAGGACTGATGTGTTTTATTGCTCCAAGACAATTGGTAAAAATGGTCATCAGTAAATATGATACAAAACCTTCAGGTTATCTTTTGGCCTTCCACCCGGATTTTATCTGGAATACACCTCTGGCAAAAACAATCAGCAACTACAAATTTTTTGGATATGATGTAAACGAAGCGCTTTTTCTTTCCGAAAAAGAAGAAGAAACTTTGATTGGTCTTTTTAAAGGAATTGAAAAAGAATATCAGTCGGGAATTGACCAGTTTACTCAAAACATTATTATTTCACAGATTGAAGTTATTCTCAATTATTGTGAAAGGTTTTATCAACGTCAATTTATTACCCGAAAAAAGACAAATCATCAGATTTTAGATAAATTAGAAGGTATTCTCGAAAATTATTTTAATGGTGATATCATTGATAAAGGTTTACCAACCGCCAATTTTATCGCAGAATCGCTTAATATTTCGACCAATTATCTAGGAAGTTTATTAAAATCTCTGACCGGACAAACCACGCAACAGCATATTCACGGAAAACTAATCGAAAAAGCAAAGGAAAAACTAACAACAACTGATCTTTCGGTAAGTGAAATCGCTTATGAGCTCGGATTTGAACATTCGCAGTCATTCAGTAAATTGTTTAAAGCAAAAACGGACATTTCACCTTTGGAATTCAGGAAATCATTTAATTAA
- a CDS encoding SDR family NAD(P)-dependent oxidoreductase yields MKSENSLEKRSLRGKTVVVTGGSSGVGRATVEAFALEGCNIVIAARGQEALDETLHLCNELEVKAIAVSTDVSIAEDVDNLVKKAILEFGRIDIWVNNAGVMASGKFEEIPMSLHEQVIKTNLFGYMHGAYSVLPIFKEQNEGILINNVSIGGFMPAPYSAVYSSTKFGIRGMMECLQGEISDFADIHIANLYPQIQRSTGNSHSAKYSGLDFKIPPFASDPRDTAAKIVQLAKNPQKDLFPDFTSRALVNIYGMFPKMIINAASAGMRLMMRLKNAPSTPGNVLNTSSEPHQIYGETILPIPSKKTKMALVAGLGLGLAYMIFKSRSSDHDNSSED; encoded by the coding sequence ATGAAATCAGAAAATAGTCTAGAAAAAAGAAGCCTGCGAGGTAAAACCGTTGTGGTAACCGGAGGTAGCAGCGGAGTGGGAAGAGCAACCGTCGAAGCATTTGCTCTGGAAGGATGCAACATCGTCATTGCTGCCCGCGGACAGGAAGCTTTGGATGAAACATTACACCTCTGCAATGAGTTAGAAGTAAAGGCAATTGCCGTTTCTACAGATGTTTCAATTGCAGAAGATGTTGATAATCTTGTTAAAAAAGCCATTCTTGAATTTGGAAGAATTGATATCTGGGTCAACAATGCAGGAGTAATGGCGAGCGGAAAATTTGAAGAGATTCCGATGTCTCTGCATGAACAGGTAATCAAAACCAATCTTTTCGGATACATGCACGGCGCATACAGTGTTTTACCTATTTTTAAAGAACAAAATGAAGGGATTCTCATTAATAATGTATCGATTGGAGGATTTATGCCGGCGCCTTACAGCGCGGTCTACTCTTCTACAAAATTTGGTATCCGAGGAATGATGGAATGCCTGCAGGGAGAAATTTCAGACTTTGCAGACATTCACATTGCAAATCTGTATCCGCAGATTCAGCGCTCTACAGGAAATTCACATTCGGCAAAATATTCGGGACTAGATTTTAAAATTCCGCCATTTGCATCTGATCCCCGTGATACCGCCGCCAAAATAGTGCAGCTCGCTAAGAATCCTCAAAAAGATCTTTTCCCAGATTTTACATCAAGAGCTTTAGTCAATATCTACGGAATGTTTCCCAAAATGATCATCAACGCCGCTTCTGCAGGTATGCGTCTGATGATGAGATTAAAAAACGCACCATCGACTCCAGGTAATGTATTAAATACATCCTCAGAGCCTCATCAGATTTATGGCGAAACCATTCTTCCAATTCCGAGTAAAAAAACAAAAATGGCACTGGTCGCCGGTCTTGGATTAGGCTTGGCATACATGATTTTTAAATCGAGATCATCTGATCATGATAACTCTTCAGAAGATTAA
- a CDS encoding SDR family oxidoreductase: MKVFVTGATGFVGTAVVQELLNSGHQVLGLARSEESANKLIDAGAEAHHGDLNNFESLKSGAAISDAVIHLGFVHDFSRFEQMCHLDGQVIENIGDALLGTDKPFLITSGTALFSKDGTTIETDRSVNPHPRIATENAADAIAEKGVKVAVIRLSPSVHGRSDIIGFVPTLIRIARETGKSAVINGGNNFWPAVHKLDAAKLYRLALEKPFVSGTRYHAVSEQGIPLKEIAGFIAEKLQVPVVSLNSDEAAEHFGWFAHFAKLNNLTSSEETRKVLNWFPHHPTLMEDLQSDVYFPEKQ; this comes from the coding sequence ATGAAAGTATTTGTTACAGGCGCTACAGGTTTCGTAGGAACTGCCGTAGTACAGGAATTATTAAATTCAGGACACCAGGTTTTAGGCTTGGCACGTTCAGAAGAATCGGCAAACAAATTAATTGATGCAGGCGCAGAAGCTCATCATGGAGATTTAAATAATTTTGAAAGTCTGAAATCTGGAGCTGCCATCTCTGATGCAGTGATTCACTTAGGATTTGTCCACGATTTCTCACGATTTGAGCAAATGTGTCATCTTGACGGCCAAGTGATTGAAAACATTGGCGATGCATTATTGGGAACAGATAAACCTTTTCTCATCACTTCAGGTACTGCCCTTTTTTCCAAAGATGGAACCACAATAGAAACAGACCGCTCTGTGAATCCGCATCCGAGAATAGCAACAGAAAATGCTGCAGATGCTATTGCCGAAAAAGGCGTGAAAGTTGCGGTAATAAGGTTATCGCCATCTGTTCACGGCAGAAGCGATATTATTGGTTTTGTCCCGACATTGATAAGAATTGCAAGAGAAACAGGTAAATCTGCAGTAATCAATGGCGGGAATAATTTCTGGCCGGCTGTTCACAAATTAGATGCTGCAAAATTATACCGATTGGCTCTGGAAAAACCTTTTGTAAGCGGTACAAGATATCATGCGGTATCAGAGCAGGGCATTCCATTGAAAGAAATTGCAGGATTCATTGCAGAAAAGTTGCAGGTTCCCGTTGTCTCACTTAATTCTGATGAAGCGGCTGAACATTTTGGCTGGTTTGCCCATTTTGCAAAGCTTAACAATTTGACTTCAAGCGAAGAAACCAGAAAGGTATTAAACTGGTTTCCTCACCATCCAACTTTGATGGAAGATCTTCAAAGTGATGTGTATTTCCCTGAAAAACAATAA